In a genomic window of Thermoprotei archaeon:
- a CDS encoding MBL fold metallo-hydrolase: MYRLKYGGGLLLELNNKRIIFDPVQGFSGDLILISHAHSDHIRGINDNDNSVLVLSPPTMDIIFQRNRKLHRSVDIIQPNDFKSYNDVIIEAYNAGHVLGSLEFLLEFYDLRIGYTGDFNIYGSIVDDPAYIMRDLDVLVIESTYGRPDYNFPPRSFIYEKILSWIATNIKDGRTVVIGVYPLGKAQELTYLLNKEFGKVFVSEKIHNINKVFDRHKFKLNYKLIEQGMNSIFDGSELVIATTSEVSKIVNMINLQSANKAVGSICTGWSLNYHNSNNGVQYFPLSSHSDFKGLLKYVEMSRPKMVYTLYGFSYELAEYINRKLNIKAKSLDSKIEDFSYF, encoded by the coding sequence GTGTATAGGCTTAAATATGGTGGAGGATTGCTATTAGAATTAAATAATAAGAGGATTATTTTTGATCCAGTACAAGGTTTTAGTGGTGATTTGATTTTAATTTCACATGCACACTCTGATCATATTAGAGGTATTAATGACAATGATAATTCTGTGTTAGTGTTGTCTCCCCCAACTATGGATATAATATTCCAAAGGAATAGGAAATTGCATAGAAGTGTTGATATTATTCAACCAAACGATTTTAAAAGTTATAATGATGTTATCATAGAAGCTTATAATGCTGGTCATGTTCTAGGTTCGTTGGAATTTTTATTAGAGTTTTATGATCTAAGAATTGGTTATACTGGTGATTTTAATATTTATGGTTCTATTGTTGATGATCCTGCTTATATAATGAGAGATCTAGATGTACTGGTAATTGAGAGTACTTATGGTCGTCCGGATTATAACTTTCCTCCACGTTCTTTTATTTATGAGAAAATATTATCATGGATTGCCACTAACATTAAAGATGGACGCACAGTAGTTATTGGCGTATATCCACTAGGTAAAGCTCAGGAACTTACATACCTCCTTAATAAGGAATTTGGCAAAGTATTTGTTAGTGAAAAAATCCACAATATTAATAAAGTGTTTGATAGACATAAGTTTAAGCTCAATTATAAGCTAATTGAACAGGGAATGAATTCAATTTTTGATGGCAGTGAACTTGTCATCGCAACAACATCAGAAGTATCTAAAATCGTTAATATGATAAATTTACAGAGTGCTAATAAAGCTGTGGGGTCAATATGTACTGGTTGGTCTTTAAACTATCATAATTCTAACAATGGTGTTCAGTATTTTCCACTGAGTTCTCACTCTGATTTTAAGGGATTGTTGAAGTATGTTGAAATGTCTAGACCAAAGATGGTTTACACATTATATGGTTTTTCCTATGAGTTAGCAGAATATATAAATAGGAAACTTAATATAAAAGCGAAATCCTTAGACAGTAAAATTGAGGATTTTAGCTATTTCTGA